From one Paeniglutamicibacter psychrophenolicus genomic stretch:
- a CDS encoding TetR/AcrR family transcriptional regulator, whose protein sequence is MDAADRILRRRASLLDAALELFGTQGYLATSVKDLCTQAELTERYFYESFPRREDLLLDVYSGLVERVFTLTIAAMETAGDDRLVRARLGLEAFIRFLLEDARRARVVLIEVVGVSPVVEDSRNAVMHRFAQVILGAFLTPPEGDPAAATLPPEELGMMATALVGAVNHVLADSLAREGRPDPGMLVRVCVRLFEASYSSIFPRG, encoded by the coding sequence ATGGATGCCGCAGACCGGATCTTGCGCCGGCGTGCCAGTCTGCTCGATGCCGCCCTCGAGCTCTTTGGCACCCAAGGCTATCTGGCCACGTCCGTCAAGGACCTTTGCACCCAGGCGGAATTGACCGAACGATACTTCTACGAATCCTTTCCGCGCCGCGAGGACCTGTTGCTCGACGTCTATTCGGGCCTGGTCGAACGGGTCTTCACGTTGACCATTGCGGCCATGGAAACCGCCGGAGACGACCGCCTGGTGCGCGCACGCCTGGGACTCGAGGCCTTCATCCGCTTCCTGCTGGAAGACGCCCGCAGGGCACGGGTGGTGTTGATCGAGGTCGTCGGGGTCTCCCCCGTCGTGGAGGACAGCCGAAATGCAGTGATGCACCGATTTGCCCAGGTTATCCTGGGTGCCTTCCTTACTCCGCCTGAAGGCGACCCCGCCGCCGCCACGCTGCCGCCGGAGGAGCTCGGCATGATGGCCACTGCATTGGTCGGTGCAGTGAACCACGTGCTGGCCGACTCGCTGGCCCGCGAGGGACGCCCGGATCCCGGGATGCTGGTCCGGGTTTGCGTCAGGCTCTTCGAGGCGTCCTACTCAAGCATTTTCCCGCGCGGCTAG
- a CDS encoding SDR family oxidoreductase gives MARTQVEGKVVAVTGAARGIGREIARALAEAGAKVSLGDLDHEEVLQAAALLPGALGLGLDVTSTASFREFLEQTELALGPIDVLVNNAGVMWVGPFDEEPEAAIHRQFEVNVHGVMRGVRLAAGPMRRRGSGHILTVASASSKLAPAGEASYAAGKHAVLGYLKAVNSELHGSGVHLSVVMPAVVDTRLAAGTSSGSVALLSPRAVADAVVKTVQKPRFEVTVPSWIGPLYRVVELLPERPRHAVLRAMVPDQIALANPAARERYESTLVRAGNEDKETP, from the coding sequence ATGGCAAGGACGCAGGTTGAAGGCAAAGTCGTCGCCGTGACGGGGGCCGCCCGGGGGATCGGGCGCGAAATCGCCCGCGCGCTCGCCGAGGCCGGAGCCAAGGTGTCGCTCGGCGACCTGGACCACGAAGAAGTTCTCCAGGCTGCGGCACTGTTGCCCGGAGCCCTGGGGCTTGGGCTCGATGTCACCAGCACCGCGTCGTTCCGGGAGTTTCTGGAGCAGACGGAACTGGCGCTGGGCCCGATCGACGTGCTGGTCAACAATGCCGGGGTGATGTGGGTGGGCCCGTTCGACGAGGAACCCGAAGCCGCGATCCACCGGCAGTTCGAAGTCAATGTGCACGGGGTGATGCGAGGGGTCCGGCTGGCGGCCGGACCGATGCGCCGCAGGGGCTCGGGGCACATCCTCACGGTGGCCTCGGCTTCCTCGAAGCTGGCGCCGGCAGGCGAGGCAAGCTATGCGGCCGGCAAGCATGCCGTGCTTGGCTATCTCAAGGCGGTCAACAGCGAACTTCACGGCAGCGGGGTGCACCTGAGCGTCGTGATGCCCGCGGTCGTCGACACCCGGTTGGCGGCCGGAACCTCAAGCGGCTCGGTTGCGTTGCTCAGCCCGCGGGCCGTGGCCGACGCCGTGGTGAAAACCGTGCAGAAACCTCGCTTCGAGGTGACCGTCCCGTCATGGATCGGACCGCTGTACCGGGTGGTGGAGCTGCTGCCGGAACGTCCGCGGCATGCGGTGTTGCGCGCCATGGTCCCGGACCAGATCGCCCTGGCGAACCCCGCGGCCAGGGAACGTTACGAATCAACCCTGGTACGCGCCGGAAACGAAGACAAGGAAACACCATGA
- a CDS encoding flavin-containing monooxygenase has translation MNTSNSGEATPRRICVIGAGASGIAMIKVLNERGLDFDCFELSDRVGGNWVWGNNNGVSAAYNTLHINTSRKRMAFSDFPMPEDLPDFVRHDHVAAYFDSYVEHFGLKDLITFNTGVAHVERLPEGTFAVRLSTGEIRRYTDVCVANGHHWDPRMPDPGFPGADEFEGEQIHSHAYHSDAQLDGKRVVVLGMGNSAVDIAVDASYRAKSTVLAARSGVHIIPKYVFGRPYDQAAASELLPGWLRWPLARPLMRLNTGKMSRYGLAEPTHKFAQSHPTISSRVLDRLAHGAITPKPNIASLGKDRVNFTDGTSVEADLVVYCTGYRINFPFLDAGFLDPGADNRIELYRRIFHPQCPGLYFIGLVQPLGAVMPIAERQSQLVADHLQGRYELPSVAAQQREIERYRARLARRYVASTRHTIQVDFDDYMLELRLERIRGQHRVAAEGGPGSPAP, from the coding sequence ATGAACACATCCAACAGCGGGGAAGCGACTCCCCGGAGGATCTGCGTGATCGGCGCCGGCGCCAGCGGGATCGCCATGATCAAGGTGCTGAACGAACGCGGCCTGGACTTCGACTGCTTCGAGCTCTCGGACCGGGTGGGTGGCAACTGGGTGTGGGGCAACAACAACGGGGTCTCCGCCGCCTACAACACCCTGCACATCAACACGTCGCGCAAGCGCATGGCGTTCTCCGATTTCCCGATGCCCGAGGACCTCCCCGACTTCGTGCGGCACGATCATGTGGCAGCCTACTTCGACAGCTATGTGGAGCACTTCGGGCTCAAGGACCTGATCACCTTCAACACGGGGGTGGCCCACGTGGAGCGGCTTCCAGAGGGAACCTTCGCGGTCAGGCTCAGCACCGGGGAGATCCGCCGCTACACCGACGTCTGCGTTGCCAACGGGCACCACTGGGATCCGCGGATGCCCGACCCCGGTTTCCCCGGTGCGGACGAATTCGAGGGGGAGCAGATCCACTCGCATGCCTACCACAGCGACGCGCAGCTGGACGGAAAGCGCGTCGTGGTCCTGGGCATGGGCAACTCGGCCGTGGACATCGCGGTCGACGCCTCCTACCGCGCCAAGTCAACGGTGCTTGCCGCACGCAGCGGCGTACACATCATCCCCAAGTACGTCTTTGGCCGGCCCTACGACCAGGCCGCCGCCTCCGAGCTGTTGCCCGGCTGGCTGCGCTGGCCGCTGGCCAGGCCGCTGATGCGGCTGAACACCGGGAAGATGTCCCGCTACGGGCTGGCGGAACCCACCCACAAGTTCGCCCAGTCCCACCCCACCATCTCCAGCCGTGTGCTGGACCGGCTGGCCCACGGGGCCATCACGCCCAAGCCGAACATCGCCTCGCTCGGGAAGGACCGGGTGAACTTCACCGACGGCACCTCGGTCGAGGCGGACCTGGTCGTCTACTGCACCGGATACCGGATCAACTTCCCGTTCCTCGACGCCGGCTTCCTGGACCCCGGTGCCGACAACCGGATCGAGCTGTACCGGCGCATCTTCCACCCGCAATGTCCCGGACTGTATTTCATCGGGTTGGTGCAACCGCTTGGCGCCGTGATGCCGATTGCCGAACGCCAGTCCCAGCTGGTGGCCGACCACCTGCAGGGCCGTTACGAGCTGCCGTCGGTTGCTGCCCAACAGCGCGAGATCGAACGCTACCGGGCCAGGCTGGCCAGGCGCTACGTGGCCTCGACGCGCCACACCATCCAGGTCGACTTCGACGACTACATGCTCGAGCTGCGCCTTGAGCGGATCCGGGGCCAGCACCGGGTAGCCGCCGAAGGCGGTCCGGGGTCCCCGGCACCCTGA
- a CDS encoding acyl-CoA thioesterase — MNDVMTLRFLAAPTDVSEDGATVQAGRVLEWIDKAAYACAVGYSGGYCVTAYVGNVHFTRPIENGDLIEVTARIVHTGRSSMQVVVTVDAADVRERIFRPAMDCILVFVAMDEQRRPKNVPQWTPADAESEQLAAGAAARIEARADIRDAMNAQDYTDAGTTPRETFRFLAAPTDVNWGGNAHGGIVMRWIDEVARACAMAWCKQDAVAVYSGGIHFLNPIHIGDIVELEARLIHTGPHSMHIAVHVRAKDPRESSWRDTTRCMTIFVTRDGSGHASGVPQLVLTSDEDRRLDAHAVDLVRRRAALPPMRFAEARVY; from the coding sequence ATGAACGATGTGATGACGCTGCGCTTCCTGGCTGCCCCGACGGACGTTTCCGAGGACGGTGCCACGGTCCAGGCCGGTCGCGTGCTCGAATGGATCGACAAGGCCGCATACGCCTGCGCCGTGGGCTATTCCGGCGGGTACTGCGTCACCGCCTACGTCGGGAACGTGCACTTCACCAGGCCCATCGAGAACGGCGACCTGATCGAGGTCACCGCCCGGATCGTGCACACCGGGCGCAGCAGCATGCAGGTGGTCGTCACCGTCGACGCCGCGGACGTGCGCGAGCGGATCTTCCGCCCGGCCATGGACTGCATCCTGGTCTTCGTGGCCATGGACGAACAACGGCGGCCCAAGAACGTCCCGCAGTGGACGCCCGCCGACGCCGAATCGGAACAGCTGGCCGCCGGGGCCGCGGCACGCATCGAGGCGCGCGCGGACATCCGCGACGCCATGAACGCCCAGGACTACACGGATGCCGGCACCACGCCGCGGGAGACCTTCAGGTTCCTGGCCGCGCCGACCGACGTGAACTGGGGCGGCAACGCCCACGGCGGGATCGTGATGCGCTGGATCGACGAGGTCGCCCGGGCCTGCGCCATGGCGTGGTGCAAGCAGGACGCCGTGGCCGTGTACTCCGGCGGCATCCACTTCCTGAACCCGATCCACATCGGGGACATCGTCGAACTCGAGGCCCGGCTGATCCACACCGGCCCGCACTCCATGCACATCGCGGTGCACGTCAGGGCCAAGGACCCTCGCGAAAGCAGCTGGCGCGACACGACCCGGTGCATGACCATCTTCGTGACCCGCGACGGGTCGGGGCACGCGTCCGGGGTGCCGCAGCTGGTGCTCACCAGCGACGAGGACAGGCGCCTGGACGCCCACGCCGTGGACCTGGTGCGGCGGCGTGCCGCGCTGCCCCCGATGCGCTTCGCCGAGGCCCGGGTGTACTGA
- a CDS encoding alkaline phosphatase D family protein, whose protein sequence is MSIGSTPAGSGPRPDRGLVLGPMLRHVDDASASIWVETAAACTVEVRCGADAWQAETFAAHGHHYALIEVSGLEAGSVRPYTVHLDGHLAWPVQDGFPDSMISTLDPAKEPRLAFGSCRTSVSHDESGNRTHGIDAMRAYALAMAAPGHGRWPDLALFLGDQVYADSTSGQMQEFIRRRRNIKEAPGAELKDFEEYAHLYRLAWSDPANRWLLSTLPSAMIFDDHDIRDDWNSSLGWKQKMQQTGWWHERIVSGLGSYWIYQHLGNLSPDQRAADPLWQRIVTHTGPGELDLTADLDEFAERVDAVPESYSWSYCRDWDAVRLIVVDSRAARKLEPERRALLDPAELAWLDERMRGGFRHLLIGTSLPFLLPMGLHHVESWDEAIASGSRRRLGAWLGERLRRRFDLEHWAAFQRSFQEVARIATEVADGKRGSAPQTVTFLSGDVHFSYVSEVEREGGSRILQAVCSPIRNPLPRFLRYFAAALAFGPAVPFGAWIARRAHVPNPPFGWSLIKGPWFDNNLAILEDTGDGLALSWLTGVARDGDPANPGLDTVAVASLGTRRDDMHREDPSGPR, encoded by the coding sequence ATGAGCATTGGAAGCACGCCGGCCGGCTCCGGCCCCCGGCCCGATCGGGGCCTGGTGCTCGGCCCGATGCTCCGCCACGTGGATGATGCCTCCGCCAGCATTTGGGTGGAAACCGCCGCGGCCTGCACCGTCGAGGTCCGTTGCGGCGCGGACGCCTGGCAGGCTGAGACCTTTGCGGCGCACGGCCACCACTATGCCCTCATCGAGGTCTCGGGGCTGGAGGCGGGCAGCGTACGTCCCTACACGGTGCACCTGGACGGGCACCTTGCCTGGCCCGTCCAGGACGGGTTTCCCGACTCCATGATCTCCACCCTGGACCCGGCCAAGGAACCCCGCCTGGCCTTCGGGTCCTGCCGGACCAGTGTTTCGCACGACGAATCCGGCAATCGCACGCACGGGATCGACGCGATGCGCGCCTATGCCCTGGCCATGGCCGCACCCGGGCACGGCCGCTGGCCCGACTTGGCTTTGTTCCTCGGCGACCAGGTCTATGCGGATTCCACCAGCGGGCAGATGCAGGAATTCATCCGCAGGCGGCGCAACATCAAGGAAGCGCCCGGGGCGGAGCTGAAGGACTTCGAGGAATACGCCCATCTGTACCGGTTGGCCTGGTCGGACCCGGCCAACCGCTGGCTTCTGTCGACACTGCCCAGCGCCATGATCTTCGACGACCACGACATCCGCGACGACTGGAACTCCTCGTTGGGCTGGAAACAAAAGATGCAGCAGACCGGCTGGTGGCACGAGCGCATTGTTTCCGGGCTCGGCTCGTACTGGATCTACCAGCATCTCGGTAACCTCTCGCCCGACCAGCGTGCGGCCGATCCGCTGTGGCAGCGCATCGTGACCCACACTGGTCCCGGCGAGCTGGACCTGACCGCGGACCTGGACGAGTTTGCCGAGCGCGTCGATGCCGTGCCGGAAAGCTACAGCTGGAGCTACTGCCGCGACTGGGATGCGGTGCGCCTGATCGTGGTGGACTCCCGGGCGGCCCGCAAGCTCGAACCCGAGCGGCGCGCCCTGCTCGACCCGGCGGAACTTGCCTGGCTCGACGAGCGCATGCGCGGCGGATTCCGCCACCTTCTCATCGGCACCTCGCTGCCCTTCCTGCTGCCCATGGGCCTGCACCACGTGGAGTCCTGGGACGAGGCCATCGCCAGCGGGAGCCGCAGGCGACTTGGGGCGTGGCTGGGCGAGCGGCTGCGCCGGCGTTTCGACCTTGAGCATTGGGCCGCGTTCCAGCGCAGCTTCCAGGAGGTGGCCCGCATCGCCACCGAGGTCGCCGACGGCAAGCGCGGATCCGCCCCGCAGACCGTCACGTTCCTCTCCGGGGACGTGCACTTCTCCTACGTCTCCGAGGTCGAACGCGAGGGCGGCAGCAGGATCCTGCAGGCGGTCTGTTCGCCGATCCGCAACCCGCTTCCCCGGTTCCTGCGCTACTTTGCCGCGGCCCTGGCCTTTGGGCCTGCGGTCCCGTTCGGGGCCTGGATAGCGCGCAGGGCGCACGTGCCAAACCCGCCGTTTGGCTGGAGCCTCATCAAGGGCCCCTGGTTCGACAACAATCTGGCCATCCTGGAGGACACCGGCGACGGGCTGGCACTGAGCTGGCTCACCGGGGTGGCTCGGGACGGGGACCCGGCGAACCCCGGGCTGGACACCGTCGCCGTCGCATCCCTCGGGACCCGCCGGGACGATATGCATCGGGAGGACCCGTCCGGACCGAGGTGA
- a CDS encoding SRPBCC family protein: MSPSAYLQTRERFIAAAPHEVFELLANPAMHPVIDGSGTVRAPSGQAQRLALGSEFGMQMRLGVPYRISNTVVEFEQDRLIAWRHFSGHRWRYELEPDGSGTTVRETWDASRLRHKWLLRLLGFTRTTGPNMERTLERLAAQFPEGER; encoded by the coding sequence ATGAGCCCCTCCGCATACCTGCAGACCCGCGAACGATTCATCGCCGCAGCCCCGCACGAGGTCTTCGAGCTGCTGGCGAATCCGGCGATGCACCCGGTCATCGATGGATCCGGAACGGTGCGGGCCCCAAGCGGCCAGGCACAAAGGCTCGCCCTCGGGAGCGAGTTCGGCATGCAGATGCGCCTGGGCGTGCCCTATCGGATCAGCAATACCGTGGTCGAATTCGAGCAAGACCGGCTGATTGCATGGAGGCACTTCAGCGGGCACCGCTGGCGCTACGAACTGGAACCCGACGGGTCCGGGACGACGGTGCGCGAAACCTGGGATGCCAGCCGGTTGCGGCACAAATGGTTGCTGCGGCTCCTGGGCTTCACCCGGACCACCGGCCCGAACATGGAAAGGACGCTCGAGCGGCTTGCCGCGCAGTTCCCCGAAGGCGAGCGGTAG
- a CDS encoding glycosyltransferase family 87 protein → MSQPPNQGPPKPRLAPMRITVPSRSDAFLRKFTEVIGGPLGRHSSPGRINPGFFTVERVLVILTVIAALLAVVSKNACRLNGWGGTNSYAWACYSDWTALFHARGFAENAFAPFASGAQFEYPVLMSVVASLTAALIPKGEFDRALAFFDLNFFLVAGLWLLVVIATARTAGRRPWDAAMVAVAPGLILASTINWDMWAVAFLALAMLAWSRQAIFLAGVLIGLGTAMKVFPLLFFGAVIVLAIRTGRYKPLWVSLAGAGMSWLVVNLPLAVMNFDAWRHFFSFTEDRGAGLSSFWHIWNVTAGVVPGMPPLGASAINALALGLFVASCAGIAYLGLRAPVAPRLGQLVFLIVASFILFNKVYSPQFVVWLIPLAALAWPKWKDFLIWQLFEVLHFWAIWMYLYATTADIKASNTFPTAFYVYAVLGHMIATGYLMYRVSQSMFDPDLDPVRRVGQEDPQAGAFAGAEDKFVLGARHGA, encoded by the coding sequence ATGAGCCAGCCACCGAACCAAGGTCCGCCGAAGCCGCGGCTTGCCCCGATGCGCATCACGGTTCCGAGCCGCAGCGACGCGTTCCTGCGCAAGTTCACCGAGGTCATCGGCGGCCCGCTGGGCCGGCACAGCAGCCCGGGGCGAATCAACCCCGGTTTCTTCACCGTCGAACGCGTGCTGGTCATCCTCACCGTCATCGCGGCGCTGCTCGCGGTGGTCTCGAAGAACGCTTGCCGGCTCAACGGCTGGGGCGGGACCAACTCGTATGCCTGGGCCTGCTATTCGGACTGGACCGCGCTCTTCCACGCCCGCGGATTTGCGGAGAACGCCTTTGCGCCCTTCGCCTCCGGCGCCCAGTTCGAGTACCCGGTGCTGATGTCGGTCGTCGCCTCGCTGACCGCTGCGCTCATCCCGAAAGGTGAATTCGACCGGGCCCTGGCCTTCTTCGACCTGAACTTCTTCCTGGTGGCCGGGCTGTGGCTGCTGGTGGTCATAGCCACCGCACGCACCGCCGGGCGCCGGCCCTGGGATGCGGCAATGGTGGCAGTGGCCCCGGGTCTCATCCTGGCCTCCACCATCAACTGGGACATGTGGGCCGTGGCCTTCCTGGCCCTGGCCATGCTGGCCTGGTCGCGGCAGGCCATCTTCCTGGCCGGGGTGCTCATCGGACTGGGCACGGCGATGAAGGTCTTCCCGCTGCTTTTCTTCGGGGCCGTGATCGTGCTGGCCATCCGCACCGGGCGCTACAAGCCGCTGTGGGTTTCCCTGGCCGGGGCCGGCATGTCGTGGCTGGTGGTGAACCTGCCGCTGGCGGTGATGAACTTCGACGCGTGGAGGCACTTCTTTTCCTTCACCGAGGACCGCGGGGCCGGACTGTCCTCCTTCTGGCACATCTGGAACGTCACCGCCGGCGTGGTGCCGGGGATGCCGCCCCTGGGCGCTTCAGCCATCAACGCCCTGGCCCTGGGGCTCTTTGTGGCCAGCTGCGCGGGGATCGCCTACCTGGGGCTGCGCGCGCCCGTGGCCCCGCGGTTGGGCCAGCTGGTGTTCCTCATCGTCGCCTCCTTCATCCTGTTCAACAAGGTCTACTCGCCGCAATTCGTGGTGTGGCTGATCCCGCTGGCGGCACTTGCCTGGCCCAAGTGGAAGGACTTCCTGATCTGGCAGCTCTTCGAGGTGCTGCACTTCTGGGCCATTTGGATGTACCTCTACGCCACCACCGCCGACATCAAGGCCTCCAACACGTTCCCCACCGCCTTCTACGTGTACGCGGTGCTGGGGCACATGATCGCCACCGGGTATTTGATGTACCGGGTGAGCCAGTCGATGTTCGACCCGGACCTGGACCCGGTGCGCCGGGTGGGACAGGAAGACCCGCAGGCCGGCGCGTTCGCCGGGGCGGAAGACAAGTTCGTGTTGGGAGCAAGACATGGCGCATGA